From Syntrophus gentianae:
CGGTCTTCCGACATGGTCCCCCGTTCAACCCCCCGCGCCCCGGAGACGAGGTACATGGCGGCGTTGAGGGCCTCCGCCGGATACTGAAGCGGGGGAATGTGGGGCAGAAAGGCCTTCGCATCGACGTGGCAGGCCAGTCCGCCCGGCGGGGTCACGACGGGGACGCCGTATTCCTGGAGACGTTCGGCGAAGTACTCGATGAACTGGGGGCTGCTTCCCGCCACCTCGGTCTCGGTCATTTCCTCCAGGCCCACGGCCATGGCCTCGATTTCCTTCGTGGACATGCCGCCGTAGGTCGAGAATCCTTCATAGACGGGAAGCCAGTTCATCAGGTGCTGGAAGTACTCTTTATTGTTGGTGGCGATCAGTCCGCCGCGAGCCCCGCCGCTCTTGCGTCCCGACATGTAGAAGATGTCCACCATCCCCATCATTTCCAGCAGGATTTCCTGAATGGACTTGTCGGCATAACCGGCTTCCCGCTTTTTGATGAAATAGGCGTTCTCCCCGATCAGACTTCCGTCAAGGATCAGAAGGAGCCCGTTCTTAGTGGCGACTTCCCGGACTTCCCGGAGGTTCTGCATGGAGAAGGGCTGGCCTCCGATCAAATTGGTCGTGGCTTCCATGCGGATGAAGGCGACGTTTTCCGGGCCATGTTCTTCGATGGCCTGCCGGAGCTTGGCAATGTCGATGTTCCCCTTAAAGGGATTGCTTCCCGCCGGAATCAAGGCGTCGTCCCCCACCAGGTCCAGAATCCGGGAGCCGACGATTTCCACATGAACCCGTGTTGAAGGAAAATGATAATTGTTCAGGACAACCTGCGGCGCCTTGAGGAAAACCTTGACGAGGAGATGCTCGGCGGCCCGTCCCTGATGAACCGGCAGGGTGTGCTCGAACCCGAAGATCTTCTTGACCACATTGGCCAGCTTCACGAAGCTCGCGGAGCCGGCATAGGCGTCATCGGCAACCATCATGGCGGCAAGCTGGTTGTCGCTCATGGCATTCGTCCCACTGTCCGTCAGCATATCCAGGAAGACATCCTGTGACTGCAGGAGAAAGGTGTTATAGCCCACGGCCCGCAGACACTCCAGGCGCTGGTCAGCCGGGAGGAGATTAATCTTCTGTACGATCTTCACGCGATGCATTTCCACGGGAATGCGCCTGCCGTCGGGCAATGAAATCATCATCGGTTGTCCTTCTCCTTTGAATTGAGTTTTATTTTCCAATCCCGCAAAAAAGCGGAAATCGAGCGTCCATTATATTCTTCCCGATCAGAAGTGCCAGGGGAATTTCGTGAAATCCTTGGGGCGTTTCTCCAGAAAGGCGTTTCGACCCTCTTCGCCTTCCGGAGTGCCGTAGGCCAGCCGGGTGGCCTCTCCGGCAAAGAGCTGCTGCCCCACCATGCCGTCGTCCATCAGGTTGAAGCCGTACTTCAGCATCCGCATGGCCGTGGGGGATTTGGCGTTCATGATTTTCGCCCATTCCAGGGCCACTGTTTCCAATTCCGCGTGAGGGACGACCTTGTTGACCATCCCCATCTCGAAGGCGTCTTGAGCGCTATAGTTGAATCCCAGAAAGAAAATCTCCCGGGCGCGTTTCTGGCCGATGTGTTTTGCCAGGTAGGCGGAGCCGTAGCCGCTGTCGAAGCTGGCCACATCGGGATCGGTCTGCCGGAAGATGGCATGTTCCTTCGAGGCAAGGGTGAGATCGCAGACCACATGGAGGCTGTGACCGCCGCCGACGGCCCATCCGGGGACAACGGCCACGACGATCTTGGGCATGAACCGGATCAGGCGCTGAACTTCCAGGATATGAAGCCGTCCCAGACGGCTGAGATCGACTGTTCCTTCCTCGCTGACGTATTTATAGCCGTCCTTGCCTCGGATCTGTTGGTCGCCGCCGGAGCAGAAGGCCCAGACCCCGTCCTTGGGCGAAGGGCCGTTGCCGGTGAGGAGCACCACGCCGACATCCGGGGTCATGCGGGCATGGTCCAGGGCGAGGTAGAGTTCGTCGACGGTCTTCGGCCGGAAGGCGTTGCGGAGCGCCGGCCGGTTGAAGGCAATGCGCACCGTGCCCTGATCTTTGGCGCGGTGATAGGTGATATCTTCAAAGTCAAACCCTGGCACTTTCAGCCAGAGTTCAGGATCGAATATTTCTGAAATCATGAGTCTCTCTCCTTTCAAAAAGGGTTTATGGCAGGCGGATCTTCTGCAGGTTCGTAAATGTCCGCAGATCCTCCTCCGGGGACAGGATGACCTCCAGCAGGGCGGAACGCTCCCTTTGCAGGGCCTGGCCGTAAGCCCGGGTCAATTCGGCCGGTGTGCCGGCCTGAAAATAGGGCAGGTCGAACTGGGCCGCCAGTCGCTCGAAGGTCATTCCGTGGGGTGTTGTCATGTAGGGGTCTATAATCTCAGGGAAATCGCGGATTGGAAGCCGCTCGAAAATCCGGCCCCCCCCGTTGTTGATGACGATCAGGATGACGGGGGTGGCGCTTTGGGCAAGGAGCAGGAGCGAATTGAGATCATGGAGAAAGGAGATGTCGCCGACCACCGCCGTGACCCGCCGGCGGGAGGCCTCGGCAAAACCGACGCTGGTGGCGATGTTCCCCTCGATCCCGCTGACCCCGCGGTTGGAAATCACGGAAATTTTCCGGGGAAAGGGGAACCGGACCGTATCGAAGGCCCGGATGACCAGGGAATTCCCCAGAAACAGCTTCTCCTCGTCGGGAATCTCCGCCAGGATGTTCCTTGCGATTCTGGGAAAACTCAAGGTTTTTTCGGGAAGCGCGGCCTCCATGAGCGAGTAGAGGGTTTCCAGTGAATTGAGAAGACGCAGCCGGGCGACCGCATCCAGGGGATTGTTTCCCTGGAGATTCAAGCCATCGGCGAAGGCATGGGCGGGAGTCAGGATGCGGGTGTTCACCCGGTGGGCGGGATCGCGCAGCCCGCTCCGGGGGCAGATCTGGATCACCGTTGCTCCGCTCTGCGGAAGAAGGGAGGCGTAGTAATGCTTGGAGACGAGTCCCGAGCCGAACTGCAGGATCGTTTCGGGGGCGTATTGCCTGATCAGCCGGATGGCCTCGGGGTGATCGAGGCTGAAAATCTGCCGGTCCGCCGGAATAATTCCCTTCAGAGACGAGGCGATATCGCAGAAGACCGGCCAGCCGAGGGTCATTGCCAGCCCTTCGATGGCCTCGGCATCCTGTGGCCCGTCCAGGCGGCCGATCACGACCAACCCCCTGGACGTTCCGGCGATTTGTGCCGCGATGTCGTCAAGATCGCCGACCATCGGCTCCGGGACGGGATAGGTCGTGTAAGGCCCTTTCCGGTTGTAGAGACGTTCTGCCGTCGCGAGCAACTCCCCCGGAATCGGCTGAGGATCGGGAATGCCCGGCACGAGGGGGTCCCGGAAGGCGCAGTTGATATGCACCGGACCCGCCGGGTGGGCGATCAGGAAATCGATCTTGGCGAGCAGGGCCTCCAAGGGATAAGCGATGGAGGGGCAGGGAAGAAAAAGAGAATCCCGGCAATAGCGCCCGTAAAGATCCGGCTGGACAATCGTCTGGTTGGCGTCGCTCCCCACCAGATCCGGAGGGCGGTCGGCGCTGAGGATCACCAGGGGGATTTCATCCCGGAAGGCTTCGATGACCGCCGGGTAGTAGTTGGCCGGCGCCGTGCCGGAGGTGCAGACCAGAACGCCGGGACGGCCCGTGGCTTTCGCGTGGCCGAGAGCCCGGTATCCTGCCGCCCGCTCGTCGATGCAGATCTTTTTGACGGCGCGGTCCTCCCGGGCCAGGGCGGAAATCAAGGGGGCGTTGCGGTTGCCGGGAGAAATAAAAAACGTCTCCAGCCCGTTCTTGACCAGTTCGGCAACGATCAGCGAGGACCAAAGCAGATTCAGGTTATCGGCCAGGGGACGGGGGGGCATCAGACTTCTCCCAGGATGGCGGCAAAGTTGTCCATCTTCTTTTCTGTTTCATTCCATTCGGCATGGGGATTCGATTGGGAGACGATACCGGCTCCGGCAAAAATATGCAACGTCTTCCCGCTGACTAGGGCCGACCGGATGCCGACGGCAAAATCGGCGTTTCTTCGATTCATCCAACCGATGGGGGCCGCGTACCACCCCCGCCGGAAGGGTTCATAACGGCGAAGGCAGGAACGGATCTCCTCCTGGGGAAACCCGCCCACTGCCGGGGTGGGATGAAAGGCTTCGGCAATGGCCAGGGGAGAGAAATTCTTCTGCGAACGGCCGGAATAACGGGTGATGATGTGCTGAACATTTTTAAGCTTCAGGATTTCTTCCCGGGATTCCACCTTCACATCCGTGCAGAGCTGATGCATCCGGGCCTCGAT
This genomic window contains:
- a CDS encoding tryptophanase; amino-acid sequence: MMISLPDGRRIPVEMHRVKIVQKINLLPADQRLECLRAVGYNTFLLQSQDVFLDMLTDSGTNAMSDNQLAAMMVADDAYAGSASFVKLANVVKKIFGFEHTLPVHQGRAAEHLLVKVFLKAPQVVLNNYHFPSTRVHVEIVGSRILDLVGDDALIPAGSNPFKGNIDIAKLRQAIEEHGPENVAFIRMEATTNLIGGQPFSMQNLREVREVATKNGLLLILDGSLIGENAYFIKKREAGYADKSIQEILLEMMGMVDIFYMSGRKSGGARGGLIATNNKEYFQHLMNWLPVYEGFSTYGGMSTKEIEAMAVGLEEMTETEVAGSSPQFIEYFAERLQEYGVPVVTPPGGLACHVDAKAFLPHIPPLQYPAEALNAAMYLVSGARGVERGTMSEDRDAKGDEIVARMELVRIAIPRRAFTLGQIEYVAQRVSWLYQHRDLIGGLRFVEEPPVMRFFFGRLEPLGGDWGKKIVDAFQADFGKEL
- the menD gene encoding 2-succinyl-5-enolpyruvyl-6-hydroxy-3-cyclohexene-1-carboxylic-acid synthase, translating into MPPRPLADNLNLLWSSLIVAELVKNGLETFFISPGNRNAPLISALAREDRAVKKICIDERAAGYRALGHAKATGRPGVLVCTSGTAPANYYPAVIEAFRDEIPLVILSADRPPDLVGSDANQTIVQPDLYGRYCRDSLFLPCPSIAYPLEALLAKIDFLIAHPAGPVHINCAFRDPLVPGIPDPQPIPGELLATAERLYNRKGPYTTYPVPEPMVGDLDDIAAQIAGTSRGLVVIGRLDGPQDAEAIEGLAMTLGWPVFCDIASSLKGIIPADRQIFSLDHPEAIRLIRQYAPETILQFGSGLVSKHYYASLLPQSGATVIQICPRSGLRDPAHRVNTRILTPAHAFADGLNLQGNNPLDAVARLRLLNSLETLYSLMEAALPEKTLSFPRIARNILAEIPDEEKLFLGNSLVIRAFDTVRFPFPRKISVISNRGVSGIEGNIATSVGFAEASRRRVTAVVGDISFLHDLNSLLLLAQSATPVILIVINNGGGRIFERLPIRDFPEIIDPYMTTPHGMTFERLAAQFDLPYFQAGTPAELTRAYGQALQRERSALLEVILSPEEDLRTFTNLQKIRLP
- a CDS encoding 1,4-dihydroxy-2-naphthoyl-CoA synthase; its protein translation is MISEIFDPELWLKVPGFDFEDITYHRAKDQGTVRIAFNRPALRNAFRPKTVDELYLALDHARMTPDVGVVLLTGNGPSPKDGVWAFCSGGDQQIRGKDGYKYVSEEGTVDLSRLGRLHILEVQRLIRFMPKIVVAVVPGWAVGGGHSLHVVCDLTLASKEHAIFRQTDPDVASFDSGYGSAYLAKHIGQKRAREIFFLGFNYSAQDAFEMGMVNKVVPHAELETVALEWAKIMNAKSPTAMRMLKYGFNLMDDGMVGQQLFAGEATRLAYGTPEGEEGRNAFLEKRPKDFTKFPWHF